Proteins encoded together in one Drosophila willistoni isolate 14030-0811.24 chromosome XR unlocalized genomic scaffold, UCI_dwil_1.1 Seg105, whole genome shotgun sequence window:
- the LOC6645156 gene encoding ATP-binding cassette sub-family G member 1, with translation MEQQQQQQQQQSRNLLTKYPQSKDVEFQDVFYTVKERKNFFRVTGERQILNGLSGSFRNGQLSAIMGPSGAGKSSLLNAISGFRRDGVKGSIKIKGDNACYITQDDHHQTLLTVEELMNLSCDLKLKERRHKKNEMITEILVNLNLNHRRNVTADKLSGGERKRLSIALELVDNPNIFFLDEPTSGLDEVTAAQCIRLLSAMAKEGRTIVCTIHQPSATIYNYFDKIYVLARGHCVYQGSPRATIPFLQMAQLDCPRHYSPSDYIIELVDAEDGHLVPVLSELTENGKLTYVARQNLQVELETQQAITTMFLEQQQQQQHNSKRPFLPTLFAGSAASTDGTLMSGASALLEQMKAFSRRLYNERRDISGLQQFVVLIRIMLLRIMRARLALTIQLFHHLLCGLFFGLIFFQLGNQGARMFDHLKFCIGAVLMIVYTQVMVPILSYPAEVKIVKKETFNRWYTLMPYYMALTVSRLPLQILLNVTFMIMSYWMSGLPDQIWRFGIFVAVGLMISLVAEGMGLAIGATFSITNGSVVGPMIIAPLMGLAVYGFDFAPQITGGMNLLMKFSYVRVGVVAMVLAVFGFQREDLDCDDIYCHFSDPRVLLKFLDVEKVSILHQFGILAMLMFFFRILMYISLRKRCYT, from the exons AtggaacaacaacagcaacaacaacaacaacaatcccGAAACCTACTTACCAAATATCCTCAATCCAAAGATGTCGAATTTCAAGATGTCTTCTATACGGTTAAGGAGCGCAAAAATTTCT TTCGCGTAACTGGTGAGCGGCAAATTTTGAATGGACTCAGCGGCAGTTTCCGAAATGGCCAACTGTCGGCTATAATGGGCCCTTCTGGAGCTGGAAAAAGCAGTTTATTGAATGCGATTTCGGGTTTCAG AAGAGACGGAGTAAAGGGCAGCATCAAAATCAAAGGAGATAATGCCTGCTATATAACCCAAGATGATCATCATCAGACCTTGCTAACAGTTGAGGAACTTATGAATCTGTCTTGTGATCTTAAATTGAAGGAGCGACGCCACAAAAAGAATGAAATGATCACAGAAATTCTtgtaaatttgaatttaaatcaTCGTCGCAATGTAACGGCCGACAAATTGAGCGGGGGCGAACGGAAACGTCTCTCAATTGCCCTTGAGCTGGTGGATAATCCAAATATATTCTTCTTGGATGAACCGACCAGTGGCTTGGATGAGGTAACGGCTGCCCAATGCATACGCCTGCTCAGTGCAATGGCCAAAGAGGGAAGGACTATAGTTTGTACCATACATCAACCGTCGGCCACAATTTACAATTACTTTGACAAAATCTATGTATTGGCCCGGGGTCACTGTGTATACCAGGGCAGCCCCAGAGCGACCATACCCTTCCTTCAAATGGCCCAATTGGATTGTCCACGACACTACAGTCCATCAGACTATA TTATTGAACTCGTCGATGCCGAGGATGGGCATTTGGTGCCGGTGCTTAGTGAGCTCACCGAAAACGGCAAACTGACCTATGTGGCCAGACAAAATTTACAAGTGGAATTGGAGACCCAACAGGCCATTACCACAATGTTcctggagcagcagcagcaacagcaacacaacTCAAAACGTCCATTTTTGCCCACACTCTTTGCCGGCAGTGCCGCATCTACAGATGGCACCCTGATGAGCGGAGCCAGTGCTCTGCTGGAGCAGATGAAGGCTTTCTCTCGACGTTTGTATAACGAGCGAAGGGATATTTCAGGATTGCAGCAATTTGTGGTCCTTATACGTATCATGTTGTTGCGCATAATGCGAGCTCGTCTCGCTTTGACTATACAATTGTTCCATCATTTACTATGCGGCCTGTTCTTTGGCCTGATCTTCTTTCAACTGGGCAATCAAGGAGCAAGGATGTTTGATCATTTGAAATTCTGTATTGGCGCCGTTCTCATGATTGTCTACACGCAAGTTATGGTGCCCATATTAAGTT ATCCTGCCGAGGTGAAAATCGTTAAAAAGGAGACATTCAATCGTTGGTATACACTGATGCCTTATTACATGGCATTAACTGTATCGCGTCTGCCGTTGCAAATACTTTTGAATGTCACCTTTATGATAATGTCCTACTGGATGTCCGGTTTACCCGATCAAATCTGGCGTTTTGGTATTTTTGTGGCCGTTGGTCTAATGATATCGCTGGTCGCAGAGGGCATGGGTTTGGCCATTGGTGCCACCTTTAGTATAACA AACGGCAGCGTTGTGGGTCCCATGATTATTGCCCCTCTCATGGGTCTGGCTGTCTATGGTTTTGATTTTGCTCCACAAATCACTGGAGGAATGAATCTATTGATGAAATTTAGCTATGTACGTGTCGGTGTTGTGGCCATGGTACTTGCCGTTTTTGGTTTCCAGCGTGAGGATCTGGACTGCGATGACATCTACTGTCATTTTAGTGATCCACGTGTTCTACTCAAATTCCTGGATGTTGAGAAGGTATCGATATTACATCAGTTTGGCATTCTGGCCATGCTGATGTTCTTCTTTCGCATCCTAATGTACATTAGTCTACGCAAACGTTGCTATACATAA